A stretch of DNA from Serinibacter arcticus:
CATCGGGCTCGCGCTGCAGAACGCCGTCGGAGGGGTCATCTCGGGCCTGCTGCTGCTGTTCGAGCAGCCGTTCACGATCGGCGACTGGCTCGAGGTCGGCGCGGTGCAGGGGCGCGTCATCGAGGTGAACTGGCGCGCGGTGCACATCGACACCGGAGCCGGGATCCAGATCGTGCCCAACTCCACGCTGTCGGGTGCCTCGTTCACGAACAAGAGCCAGCCGCGCGGAGCGTTCCACGCGACCACGACGGTCAAGTTCTCCACCGACGACCCGCCGCACGAGGTCGTGGCGCTGCTCGAGGAGGTGGCGGACTCGCTGCCGTCGCGAGCCACGGGCGAGCGGGCCGCGGCGGACTACCTCGGCGCGGGCGCGTACAGCGTGACGCTGCCGATCGCCGCGCCGTCCCTGCAGCAGCAGGCGCTCAGCACCTACCTGGCGTGGCTCTGGTACGCCGCCCGACGGCGGAGCCTCGCCCTCGACGGCGACTCGACCGATCCCCTGGCCGAGCCCGCACGCCTGGCCGCGGCGCTCGACGTCGTCGCCCCGACGCTGCACCTGGGTGAGGCCGAGCGCGAGCTGGTGGTCGCGACGTCGCGGCTCGAGCGGTACGGGACCGGCGAGATCGTGCAGGCCGCCGGCCGCGTCCCGCGCGAGGTCCGGTTCGTCGTGGAGGGACGGGCCCGGGTCGCGGTGGAGGCGGACGGCGGCCTGATCGACATCGCCACGGCCGAGCCGGGCGACTACGTGGGGCAGACGGCGCTGACGCGCGAGAAGGCGCTGGCCGCCGCCGTCGCCGCCGACGTGCTGACCGTGCTCGTCGTCCCCGTGGCCACGCTCGACAAGCTCGTGGCGGCGCGACCGATGCTCGCGCAGGAGATCGGTCGCTCGACCGAGCTCAAGCGGAAGCTGGCGGCGGAGGCTCTCGCAGGCGTCAGCCTCGCAGCAGCTCCGCCAGCCCGACCGGTGCGCGGCCGGTGAGGGTCGCGACGTCGTCCGTCACCACGTCAAGCTCGCCCGCGGCGATCGCCGTGTAGGTCGAGACCCACGCGTCGACCTGCCAATCCGGGGCGCCGTAGGAGGCCCGCGAGGCGTAGGCCTCCTCGAGCGACTCACGGAGGTACGTCGTCGGACGGCGGGTGACCTCGGCGACGATGGCCGCGACCTCCTCGAGCGACAGCGCCTCGGGGCCGGTGAGGTCGTACGCCCGGCCCGCATGGGCAGCGGGGTCCAGGAGCACGGCGGCGGCGCTGCGAGCGACGTCCGCCCTGGCGACCGCCCCGACCCGTCCGTCACCTGCCGGACCGCGCACGACGCCGTCCTCGCCCGCCATCAGCGGGAGGAAGTCGAGGTAGAACGAGTCGCGCAGCATCGTCCAGGCCATCCCCGAGGCGCGCAGGTGCTCCTCGGTGGCCCAGTGGTCGCGTCCGAGCGTGAACGTCGCGTCGGGCGCTGCCCCGAGGAACGAGGTGTAGACGACGTGGCGCACGCCGGCCGACGCGGCGGCGTCGACGATCGTGCGGTGCTGGGCGACCCGGTCGGCGCTCTCCGAGGCCGACACGAGGAGCAGGACGTCGACGCCGTCGAGCGCGGTTCGGGCCGCGATCGCGTCGCCGTAGCTCGCCACGGCGACCTCGTGACCGGCTGGCGCTCGGCCGGCGTCGCGCACCACCAGTCGCGGGCGGACGCCGGCCTCGTTCATCAGGGTGGTCACGGCGCGGCCGACGTTCCCGGTCGCACCGGTGACGGCGATGGTGGGGCTGGTCATGGTCCTCGTCTCCTCGATCGTTCTCTCGTCGTCCGGCCGGTCGCCTCAGTAGGCGACCGTGAACCGAGCCCGGCGGTGCGCCGGCGTCTCGATCTCGTCGACGATCGCGCGGGCCAGGTCGGCGCCGGAGACGAACGAGACGCCGTCGTCGTCCGTCAGCAGCACGTCACCGCCGAGGCGGTAGCTGCCGGTGTCCTCGCCCGGGGCGAACGAGCCGTAGCCCGCGGCGGGGCTGACGTAGAAGAAGTCGAGGTCCGACGGCGTCGCGCGCAGGTCCTCCAGCGCGCCGAGCATCTCCTCGGACTCCACGCGGGCGACCTCGGGGAACTCCGGCGTCGTGATGAGCAGCGGGCCACCGGGGGCGACCTCGAGCGAGCCGGCGCCGCCGACGACGCCGATCCGCACGCCGGCGGCCGGGGCCGCCTCGGCCAGCGCGGCCACGAGGGGGCGGACAGCGCCGACGAGCTCGCCGCGGGCGGCGAGGCCGGAGACGACGACGTCGGTGTCCTGCAGGACCGTGGCGGCGAAGTCGGCGTCCAGCGCCGAGGCGGTGACGTAGGTGACGCCGTCGACCGGCTCGCTGGGCGCGTTGCGGGAGTAGGAGGTGACCTGGTGGCCGCGGCGGGCGGCCTCGCGGGCGACGTGGCCGCCGGTGTAGCCGGTGCCGCCGAGAACGGAGATGCGAGCCATGGGGGTTCCTTGCTGTGAGGGTCGGTCTGTTCACAGTCACCATAAGTGCGTAGCATTCATCGGGGAAGTAGGCACCTGGCGGTAACCGAGACGGAGGCGACGTGGACGCGATGTGGGACCCCTACGTGAAGGACTGCCCGACACGCGCGCTCCTGGACCGGATCGGCGACAAGTGGACCGTCCTGGTGGTCGGCACGCTGGCCGGCGGACCGCTGCGGTTCTCTGAGATCGCGCGCCGGGTCGACGGCGTCTCGCAGAAGATGCTGACCCAGACGCTGCGTGCGCTCGAGGCCGACGGGCTCGTCGTCCGCACCCAGTACCCGCAGATCCCGCCGCGCGTGGAGTACGAGCTCACCGCCGTCGGGCACACGCTGCGCGACCCGCTGCGCGCGCTGGAGGAGTGGGCGAAGGAGTACATGCCGCAGGTGCTCGAGCACCGCGAGGCCGTCGCGGTGCGATGAACCCGTCGGGGGTGTTCGGCCGACGCGGGGGCACGATGGGTGGGCGGGGGCGCATCGACGAGGAGACCACCGTGCGAGCACTCACCTGGCAAGGCCGCGAGAAGGTCACCGTGGAGAACGTCCCCGACCCCCGGATCGAGGAGAGCACCGACGCCGTCGTGCGCGTGACCTCGACGGCGATCTGCGGCTCGGACCTGCACCTCTACACCGTGCTCGGGATGTACCTCGACAAGGGTGACGTGCTCGGGCACGAGGCGATGGGGATCGTCGAGGAGGTGGGCTCCGGCGTCACGAACCTCCGCGTCGGCGACCGCGTCGTGGTGCCGTTCAACATCTCGTGCGGCTACTGCTGGATGTGCACGCACGGACTCCAGAGCCAGTGCGAGACCACGCAGGTGCGCGAGCAGGGCTCCGGGGCAGCGCTGCTCGGCTACACGAAGCTCTACGGCCAGGTGCCGGGTGGGCAGGCCGAGTACCTCCGGGTGCCGCACGCGGACTACGGGCCGGTCGTCGTGCCGCAGGACGGCGAGCCCGACGAGCGCTACCTCTTCCTGTCCGACGTCCTCCCGACCGCGTGGCAGGGCGTGGAGTACGCGGCCGTGCCCGACGGCGGGACCCTGCTCGTGGTCGGCCTCGGACCGATCGGCCAGATGGTGGCCCGCGTCGGGCTGCACCGCGGGGCGGGCCTGGTGATCGGCGTCGACACCGTGCCGGAGCGCCTCGCGATGGCCAGGCGGCACGGCGTCACCGTGATCGACGCGTCCGCCGTCGACGACGTCCCGGCCGCGGTCCGCGAGCTCACCGACGGGCGCGGCGTCGACTCGGTGGTCGACGCCGTCGGGATGGAGGCGCACGGGTCGCCCGTGGCCGAGGCGGCCCAGAAGATCACCGGGCTGCTCCCCGACGCTGTCGCCGCCGCGATGATGGAGCACGCCGGCGGCGACCGGACGTCGGCCCTGGTGACCGCGTTCGACGCCGTCCGCCGCGGCGGCACGGTCTCGCTCTCGGGCGTCTACGGCGGCGCGGCCACGCCGTTGAACATGATGCAGCTCTTCGACAAGCAGCTCTCGATCCGGATGGGGCAGGCCAACGTGCGGCGCTGGACGGACGGGCTGCTCGCGCTCGCGTCCGACTCGAGCGACCCCCTCGGCGTGCTCGACCTGCGCACGCACCGCGTCTCGCTCGAGGACGCGCCCGCGTTCTACAAGACGTTCCAGCGCAAGGAGGACGGCTGCATCAAGGTCGTGCTCGACCCGGCGCTGCCGGCGGCCACGGCCTGACGGCCCCCTCGAGGGGGTGCTTCGCGCCCCTCGCGGGGGTGGTTCTCGCCCCTCAAGCGGCGGGAAGTACCCCCGGAAGGGCCGCAAGTACCCCCTCGAGGGGCGGGAATTACCCCCTTGAGAGCGCTCAGGGGCGGCGGCGCGGCCGGCGAAGCGACGGCGGGAACCACCACCGCCACGGCCCCGGCGGGGCGTGGTGCTCGAGCCCGGCGGCGACGTCGGCCACCGCCGCGACGAGCGGGGCACCCGCGTCGCGGTCCTTCGACCCGCCCGCGCCAGCACCAGCACCAGCGCTCGACGGCGACTCGAACCACCCGCGCTCGGCCTCGCGCACCAGCAGCCCCAGCCGCCCGCGCGCCCCGGCGCGCAGGTGCGCGTCGTCGGCGACCTGGTCGGCACCCGCGCGCAGCGTGAGCGTGCCGGCCACGGGTCGCGCGTGGTCGAGCGCGAGGTCCTCGATCTCCTCCCAAGCCGCGATCGCCGCGGCCGGCCCGCCCTGCGCCACCCGCGCCATCCGCCGTCGCGCGCGCCAGAAACGGACGGCCTGCGGCCCGGTCACCAGGGCCAGCAGCACCAGGAGCGTCACCTCGCCGCGGCCGACGTGCGCCCACGGGTCCACGGCCGGGTCCGCCCCGTCCTCGCCCGTCCCGGTGCCGCCGCCGTCGGTGGGCGGCGCGGCCGTCGGGTCGACCTCACCCGGCTGCTCGGCGGGGTCGCCGGCCGTGGGGTCGGGCGCCGTCGGCTCGACGGGCTCCGACCCGGGGGCCGACGCCGTCGGGTCGGGCTCGGCCGTCCCCTCGCCGCCGGGGACCGGCACCGGCGGGAGCCCGATGATCCCGGGGGCCGCGTCGCCGCCCTGACCACCGCCTCCCGGCGTCGGGTCGAAACGCACCCAGCCCGCGCCGTCGAACCGCACCTCGACCCACGCGTGCGCGTTGTGGCTCGAGACCGTCGTCAGCCCGGTCTCGTCCGTGATCCCCGAGCCGAAGCCGATCACCACGCGCGCCGGGATGTCGAGCGCGCGCAGCATCACCGCCATCGCCGAGGCGTACTGCTCGCAGTACCCGCGGCGCAGGTCGAGGAAGTCCACGAGCGCGTCACCGCTCGTGCCCTCCGGCACCGAGAGGCTGTAGACGAACCCGTTCGTCGGCGTGAGGAACCACTGCTGCAGCGCGAGCGCCTGCGCGAACGGGCCCTCCTGCCCGGCCGTCGCCTCTCGCGCCAGCTCGGTCACCGCCGGGTCGAGGTCGCCGACCTCGATCTCCTCGCGCGACGGCGAGACCGTGTCGCCCGCCAGCTGCTCCACCGACGGCAGCGCCCCGTCCACGAGCAGCTGGTAGACGCCCGGGTCCGTGGTGCCGTTGCGGTGCCAGGTGTCGAGCACCTCGTCGTACCGCCACGGCGGATCGGCCGCATCCACCTCCGACGTGCCCTCGAGCACGGGGAGGAACCGGCCCTGGTAGCCCGTGGCCTCGAGGACCACCGTCCCGGGGACCGACGCGCGCTCCGCCTCCGGCAGGAGCCGCCCGCCGGACCCGTCCACGCGGTCGACGTCGGGCTCGGCGGAGAGCGACCAGCCCGCGTTGTTCGTCCACTCGGTCAGCGCGACGCTGCGCAGGTAGCGCGGCGAGACGGAGCTCCGGTACGTCACCAGCTCGACGTCCTCGCCGCGGATGAGATCGCCCACGAGCCCCGTGAACGGTGACGAACCGCCCGCGCCCACCACCGTGACCCTGTCGAGCCGACCCGCGGTCGAGATCATGGTGGCCTGCGAGGTGGCCACCAGACCGAGCACGACGGCGACGGCGCCGATCGCGACGACGACACCCCGGTCGGCCCCCGACCCCGCGTGCCCGCGGCGTACGGTCCGCGAGCCGGGCCGACCGCGCGCCGGCGGTCCCGCCGACGCCAGCATCGCGACGTACGCGGCGGCGGGCAGCACCATCGCCTGCCACGGCAGCAGTCCGGGCGCGAACGTCGAGCCGGTGACGAAGGCCGCGAGCGCCGGGACGGCCACGAGCGCGGGCAGCCGCACCGCGAGCGCGTCGACCACGATCGCGAGCAGTCCGACGACGGCGGTCAGCACGAACTCGACCGCCGGCACGACACCGGCGGGCGCCCCGGAGACCTGGATGTGCTCGGCCGCGACGCGCACCAGATCGGCGACGGCGCTCGGCGTCGACACCTCGAAGAGGACGGCGACGAGGAGCGCGAGTCCGACGACCTGCACGAGCGTGGCGACGATCGCCGGCGCGACCCGGCGCAGCCCGATCCCCAGGCCGACGACCCACGCGACCGCCAGCACCGGGCGCAGCCACCACGCGCTGCCGACCAGCACCTCGTCGACGGCGGCCAGGCTCGCCAGCAGCGTGACGGCCGCCAGCACCTGGGTCACGGCGGTGCGGGCGGTCGTCGGAGCCCCGCCACCGGGGCCGCCACCGCTTCCGCTCCCGGACAGGCGACCCGGTCGGCGCCGCGGGGCGGGCGCGACGGCGGGGCGCCGGGCCGCGAGGCCGGTCCGCGGACGCTCGGGCCGCGTCGCCGTCGTCATCGCAC
This window harbors:
- a CDS encoding SDR family oxidoreductase produces the protein MTSPTIAVTGATGNVGRAVTTLMNEAGVRPRLVVRDAGRAPAGHEVAVASYGDAIAARTALDGVDVLLLVSASESADRVAQHRTIVDAAASAGVRHVVYTSFLGAAPDATFTLGRDHWATEEHLRASGMAWTMLRDSFYLDFLPLMAGEDGVVRGPAGDGRVGAVARADVARSAAAVLLDPAAHAGRAYDLTGPEALSLEEVAAIVAEVTRRPTTYLRESLEEAYASRASYGAPDWQVDAWVSTYTAIAAGELDVVTDDVATLTGRAPVGLAELLRG
- a CDS encoding mechanosensitive ion channel family protein yields the protein MTVDGFSDGWLWWAIGVAVLVPALLVVLTEIIGALTRRGHAAAKPLRLLRNWVIPAAALLALLAFAFRSDAENAWPRVVATVLGFLVILLLLSALNVALFSNAKEGTWRERIPTIFVEIARLVLVVVGLAILFQWVWGADVGGLVAALGVTSIVIGLALQNAVGGVISGLLLLFEQPFTIGDWLEVGAVQGRVIEVNWRAVHIDTGAGIQIVPNSTLSGASFTNKSQPRGAFHATTTVKFSTDDPPHEVVALLEEVADSLPSRATGERAAADYLGAGAYSVTLPIAAPSLQQQALSTYLAWLWYAARRRSLALDGDSTDPLAEPARLAAALDVVAPTLHLGEAERELVVATSRLERYGTGEIVQAAGRVPREVRFVVEGRARVAVEADGGLIDIATAEPGDYVGQTALTREKALAAAVAADVLTVLVVPVATLDKLVAARPMLAQEIGRSTELKRKLAAEALAGVSLAAAPPARPVRGR
- a CDS encoding zinc-dependent alcohol dehydrogenase is translated as MRALTWQGREKVTVENVPDPRIEESTDAVVRVTSTAICGSDLHLYTVLGMYLDKGDVLGHEAMGIVEEVGSGVTNLRVGDRVVVPFNISCGYCWMCTHGLQSQCETTQVREQGSGAALLGYTKLYGQVPGGQAEYLRVPHADYGPVVVPQDGEPDERYLFLSDVLPTAWQGVEYAAVPDGGTLLVVGLGPIGQMVARVGLHRGAGLVIGVDTVPERLAMARRHGVTVIDASAVDDVPAAVRELTDGRGVDSVVDAVGMEAHGSPVAEAAQKITGLLPDAVAAAMMEHAGGDRTSALVTAFDAVRRGGTVSLSGVYGGAATPLNMMQLFDKQLSIRMGQANVRRWTDGLLALASDSSDPLGVLDLRTHRVSLEDAPAFYKTFQRKEDGCIKVVLDPALPAATA
- a CDS encoding winged helix-turn-helix transcriptional regulator, with amino-acid sequence MWDPYVKDCPTRALLDRIGDKWTVLVVGTLAGGPLRFSEIARRVDGVSQKMLTQTLRALEADGLVVRTQYPQIPPRVEYELTAVGHTLRDPLRALEEWAKEYMPQVLEHREAVAVR
- a CDS encoding NAD(P)-dependent oxidoreductase → MARISVLGGTGYTGGHVAREAARRGHQVTSYSRNAPSEPVDGVTYVTASALDADFAATVLQDTDVVVSGLAARGELVGAVRPLVAALAEAAPAAGVRIGVVGGAGSLEVAPGGPLLITTPEFPEVARVESEEMLGALEDLRATPSDLDFFYVSPAAGYGSFAPGEDTGSYRLGGDVLLTDDDGVSFVSGADLARAIVDEIETPAHRRARFTVAY
- a CDS encoding transglutaminaseTgpA domain-containing protein, with protein sequence MTTATRPERPRTGLAARRPAVAPAPRRRPGRLSGSGSGGGPGGGAPTTARTAVTQVLAAVTLLASLAAVDEVLVGSAWWLRPVLAVAWVVGLGIGLRRVAPAIVATLVQVVGLALLVAVLFEVSTPSAVADLVRVAAEHIQVSGAPAGVVPAVEFVLTAVVGLLAIVVDALAVRLPALVAVPALAAFVTGSTFAPGLLPWQAMVLPAAAYVAMLASAGPPARGRPGSRTVRRGHAGSGADRGVVVAIGAVAVVLGLVATSQATMISTAGRLDRVTVVGAGGSSPFTGLVGDLIRGEDVELVTYRSSVSPRYLRSVALTEWTNNAGWSLSAEPDVDRVDGSGGRLLPEAERASVPGTVVLEATGYQGRFLPVLEGTSEVDAADPPWRYDEVLDTWHRNGTTDPGVYQLLVDGALPSVEQLAGDTVSPSREEIEVGDLDPAVTELAREATAGQEGPFAQALALQQWFLTPTNGFVYSLSVPEGTSGDALVDFLDLRRGYCEQYASAMAVMLRALDIPARVVIGFGSGITDETGLTTVSSHNAHAWVEVRFDGAGWVRFDPTPGGGGQGGDAAPGIIGLPPVPVPGGEGTAEPDPTASAPGSEPVEPTAPDPTAGDPAEQPGEVDPTAAPPTDGGGTGTGEDGADPAVDPWAHVGRGEVTLLVLLALVTGPQAVRFWRARRRMARVAQGGPAAAIAAWEEIEDLALDHARPVAGTLTLRAGADQVADDAHLRAGARGRLGLLVREAERGWFESPSSAGAGAGAGGSKDRDAGAPLVAAVADVAAGLEHHAPPGPWRWWFPPSLRRPRRRP